The Flavimarina sp. Hel_I_48 genome window below encodes:
- a CDS encoding sterol desaturase family protein, whose protein sequence is MDFTNPLIYGVPCFLGLILVELTYSKSHDEGKHLYEWKDLRSSFAMGLGSAILSPLAKTISAILIFKVVYEIFNPLVEGVRTNIMGWESFGYAWYFWVLCMLADDLSYYWFHRENHMVRFLWAAHIVHHSSDNFNLGTAIRNGWFTIFYKPLFYMWIPALGFPVEMLIVCLGIEALWQFQLHSQYIPKMGFLERFLNTHTMHQVHHARNIEYMDKNHGGILNAFDRIFGTWKELDEDIAIEYGVTKPPNSYNPYVILTHEYKDIWKDMKRSDNWYHKFMYAFGPPGWSHDGSTLTTRQLRRKIRLDSESGKNMVKA, encoded by the coding sequence ATGGATTTTACAAACCCTTTAATTTATGGTGTTCCCTGTTTTCTAGGGCTCATCCTTGTAGAGCTTACCTACAGCAAGTCGCACGATGAAGGTAAGCATCTTTATGAATGGAAAGACCTGAGATCTAGCTTTGCAATGGGACTTGGATCTGCAATTCTATCGCCTTTGGCTAAAACCATTTCGGCCATTTTGATTTTTAAGGTTGTTTATGAAATTTTCAATCCACTTGTAGAAGGTGTACGTACCAATATAATGGGATGGGAATCGTTTGGTTATGCCTGGTATTTTTGGGTATTGTGCATGCTGGCAGATGATTTATCCTATTATTGGTTTCACCGGGAAAACCATATGGTGAGATTTTTATGGGCAGCACATATTGTGCATCACTCTTCAGATAATTTTAATCTGGGTACCGCTATACGTAATGGATGGTTTACTATTTTTTACAAACCACTGTTTTACATGTGGATACCCGCGCTAGGGTTTCCCGTGGAAATGTTGATTGTTTGTCTTGGAATAGAAGCACTTTGGCAATTTCAGTTACATTCCCAATATATCCCGAAAATGGGATTCCTGGAGCGTTTTCTCAACACTCACACCATGCATCAGGTTCATCATGCCCGTAATATTGAATATATGGATAAAAACCACGGTGGGATTTTAAATGCTTTTGACCGTATTTTTGGTACGTGGAAGGAACTGGATGAAGATATTGCCATAGAATACGGCGTTACGAAACCACCTAATTCTTACAATCCTTACGTTATTCTAACTCATGAATATAAAGATATCTGGAAGGATATGAAGCGCTCTGATAACTGGTACCATAAATTTATGTATGCCTTTGGACCCCCAGGATGGAGCCATGATGGAAGTACATTGACCACAAGACAACTTAGGAGAAAAATACGTTTGGATTCGGAGTCTGGAAAGAATATGGTAAAAGCTTGA
- the mazG gene encoding nucleoside triphosphate pyrophosphohydrolase, whose protein sequence is MSNRQEKLQAFDRLLTIMDELREQCPWDKKQTLRSLRHLTIEETYELGDAILEDDLDEVKKELGDLLLHIVFYAKIGSETNSFDIADVADGICEKLISRHPHIYGDVKVENEEDVKRNWENLKLKEGKSSVLEGVPKSLPALVKASRIQDKVAGVGFDWEEPQQVFEKVKEELAELQAEVNSADQDKMEAEFGDVLFSMINYARFLNIDPESALERTNKKFIKRFQYLEEKAKSTNKSLKDMTLAEMDIFWEEAKKL, encoded by the coding sequence ATGAGTAACCGCCAGGAAAAATTGCAGGCTTTTGATCGCCTGCTTACCATAATGGATGAACTGCGTGAACAGTGCCCCTGGGATAAAAAACAAACCCTCAGGTCCTTGCGCCATCTTACTATTGAAGAAACCTATGAACTGGGTGATGCCATATTAGAGGATGATCTTGATGAGGTAAAAAAAGAATTAGGAGATCTATTATTGCACATTGTTTTTTATGCTAAAATAGGCAGTGAAACAAACAGTTTTGATATTGCAGATGTAGCTGATGGCATTTGCGAAAAGCTCATTTCAAGGCATCCCCATATTTATGGAGATGTCAAAGTAGAGAACGAAGAAGATGTAAAGCGCAATTGGGAAAACCTGAAATTAAAAGAAGGAAAATCCTCTGTGCTTGAAGGTGTTCCAAAATCATTACCAGCTTTGGTTAAGGCCAGCAGGATACAGGATAAAGTTGCTGGTGTGGGTTTTGACTGGGAGGAGCCCCAACAGGTTTTTGAAAAAGTAAAAGAAGAATTGGCCGAACTGCAGGCGGAAGTAAATAGTGCAGATCAGGATAAAATGGAAGCCGAATTTGGCGATGTCTTGTTTTCAATGATTAATTACGCGCGCTTTTTAAATATTGATCCAGAGAGTGCTCTGGAGCGTACCAATAAAAAGTTCATAAAGCGTTTTCAGTATTTGGAAGAGAAAGCAAAAAGCACCAATAAATCACTAAAAGATATGACATTGGCAGAAATGGATATTTTTTGGGAAGAAGCAAAAAAACTTTAA
- a CDS encoding DUF5606 domain-containing protein — translation MSLDKVLSISGKPGLYHLRAKTRTGFIAESLLDGKKIPVSMRHNVSILSEIAIYTLEGEVPLKDIFKNISEKENGKQAIDHKSSKDELEAYFFDVLPNFDEDRVYASDIKKVIQWYNLLQAQDMLDLEENNKSEEPAKDEEE, via the coding sequence ATGAGTTTAGATAAAGTATTATCCATTTCAGGAAAACCGGGATTGTATCACTTAAGAGCCAAGACACGTACCGGGTTTATAGCAGAATCCCTTTTAGATGGTAAGAAGATACCCGTAAGCATGCGCCATAATGTAAGTATCTTATCAGAAATTGCTATTTATACGCTTGAGGGAGAGGTTCCCTTAAAAGATATTTTTAAAAATATAAGCGAAAAAGAAAATGGCAAACAAGCAATAGACCATAAGTCTTCAAAAGATGAACTTGAGGCTTATTTTTTCGATGTTTTGCCTAATTTTGATGAAGATCGCGTTTATGCCAGTGATATCAAGAAAGTGATACAATGGTACAATCTCCTTCAAGCTCAGGATATGCTTGATCTGGAAGAAAATAACAAGAGTGAAGAGCCTGCGAAGGATGAAGAAGAGTAG